One Trichomycterus rosablanca isolate fTriRos1 chromosome 23, fTriRos1.hap1, whole genome shotgun sequence genomic window carries:
- the sacm1lb gene encoding phosphatidylinositol-3-phosphatase SAC1-B codes for MASTYSSFSLHTTPEKFYIEACDDGANEVLVIDRVSTEMTLKGVKDVPPSAVTRPICGIMGTIRLVAGMYLVVITKKRKVGDLLGHAVWKAVEFDVICYKKTVLHLTDAQMQDNKAFLAMINNVLNTDGYYFAPDYDLTHSLQRLANTSPEFQEMSLLERADQRFVWNGFLLRDFSAQPELHRFACPVIHGFIVMKSCCINGKVFEWNLISRRSCFRAGVRYYVRGIDVEGHAANFVETEQIIQYNGAKASFIQTRGSIPFFWSQRPNLRYKPKPQISKSGNHLDGFQRHFDSQIITYGKQVILNLINQKGSEKPLELALAKMVENLGNGMIRYVAFDFHKECSRMRWHRLQILVDMVADLQNEFGFFLVDADGTVQLQQEGTFRSNCMDCLDRTNVVQSLLARRSLQSQLQRMGVLHAGQRIDDQVEFEKIYKNAWADNANACAKQYAGTGALKTDFTRTGKRTQWGLVMDGWNSMIRYYKNNFSDGFRQDSIDLFLGNYAVDEADMSTALHEPKDWKFLTLPIIMVVAFSMCIICLLMAGETWTEMLAYVLFWGTASVVTAGVILFNGRDFVDAPKLVQKEKMD; via the exons ATGGCGAGCACCTACAGCAGCTTCAGTCT ACACACCACGCCTGAGAAGTTTTACATCGAAGCGTGCGACGATGGAGCTAACGAGGTCCTCGTCATCGACCGGGTGTCCACAGAGATGACCCTCAAAG GGGTGAAGGACGTCCCTCCCTCGGCTGTGACGCGGCCCATCTGTGGCATCATGGGAACCATCCGGCTGGTGGCAG GCATGTACCTCGTCGTCATCACCAAGAAGAGGAAGGTGGGGGACCTGCTGGGACACGCCGTGTGGAAGGCCGTCGAGTTCGACGTGATTTGTTATAAGAAGACGGTGCTGCACCTCACCGACGCTCAG aTGCAGGACAACAAGGCCTTCCTGGCCATGATCAACAACGTCCTGAACACGGACGGATATTATTTCGCCCCCGACTACGACCTGACCCACAGCCTGCAGCGCCTGGCCAACACCAGCCCCGAGTTTCAGGAGATGAGTCTGCTGGAGAGG GCAGATCAGAGGTTCGTCTGGAACGGCTTCCTGCTGAGGGACTTCAGCGCCCAGCCTGAG CTGCACAGATTTGCCTGTCCTGTGATCCACGGCT TCATCGTCATGAAGTCCTGCTGCATCAATGGCAAGGTCTTCGAGTGGAACCTCATCTCCAGGAGGAGCTGCTTCCGTGCTGGGGTTCGCTACTACGTCAGAG GAATCGACGTGGAGGGTCACGCCGCAAACTTTGTAGAAACGGAGCAGATCATACAGTACAACGGAGCCAAGGCTTCATTCATACAG acacgcgGCTCCATTCCTTTCTTCTGGTCTCAGCGTCCGAACCTCAGATACAAACCCAAACCACAGATCAGCAAGAGCGGCAATCAC CTGGACGGCTTCCAGAGACACTTTGACTCGCAGATTATAACCTACGGCAAACAAGTCATATTAAACCTG ATTAATCAGAAAGGATCTGAGAAACCTCTCGAGCTGGCCTTGGCCAAGATGGTGGAGAACCTGGGCAATGGCATGATCAG GTACGTGGCCTTCGACTTCCATAAGGAGTGCAGCAGGATGAGGTGGCACCGGCTGCAGATCCTCGTGGACATGGTGGCCGATCTACAGAATGAGTTTGG GTTCTTCCTGGTGGACGCGGACGGGACGGTCCAGCTGCAGCAGGAGGGGACGTTCCGCAGTAACTGTATGGACTGTCTGGATCGGACCAACGTGGTTCAGAGTCTGTTGGCCCGGCGGTCGCTGCAGTCTCAGCTGCAG AGAATGGGCGTCCTGCACGCCGGCCAGAGAATCGACGATCAGGTCGAGTTCGAGAAGATCTACAAGAACG CGTGGGCGGACAACGCTAATGCCTGTGCTAAGCAGTACGCCGGTACAGGAGCACTAAAAACGGACTTCACAAG gacaGGGAAGAGGACGCAGTGGGGGCTGGTGATGGACGGCTGGAACTCAATGATCAGATACTATAAGAACAATTTCTCCGATGGATTCAGACAG GACTCGATTGATCTGTTTTTAGGGAACTATGCTGTCGATGAAGCAGACATGAGCACCGCCCTTCATGAACCCAAAGACTGGAAGTTCCTCACA tTGCCGATCATCATGGTCGTGGCTTTCTCCATGTGCATCATCTGCCTCCTCATGGCTG GTGAGACGTGGACCGAGATGCTGGCGTACGTGCTGTTCTGGGGGACGGCGAGCGTGGTCACGGCCGGCGTGATCCTCTTCAACGGGCGCGACTTCGTAGACGCCCCCAAGCTGGTGCAGAAGGAGAAGATGGactga